The Flavobacterium sp. 140616W15 sequence AGATTTATTATATAAAGGTCTTTTAAATTCTGAAACTTTAATTACTGCTTGGGATGATACAAAACTGGTTGGGCTGGGAAATGCAATTTCCGATGGTTATTTAACTGTTTATTATCCCCATTTGTTAATACTTCCAGAATATCAGGGAAAAGGAATCGGTAAAATGATTTGTGAAAAAATGCAAGAAAGATATCGAGATTTTCATATGCAAATGTTAACCGCTGATGGAAAATCAATAGATTTTTATAAAAAAAATGGATTTGAAAGAGCAGGAAAAACAGAACCAATGTGGATTTATCAAGGAGATGAACATTAAAAAATAGTTTCACGTTTTCTTTATTTCAAGTTGTTGGAACCTAAAAAATCCTTCGACTTCACTCAAAATGATAATTATTTTCACTGACAAGCTGAGCGAAGTTGAAGCCACACAAAGAGAAAACTTTTAACCTGAGATAAAAAACAAAAAACTTAGAACCTTAAAAAGAATGAAAAATATATTAAACAAA is a genomic window containing:
- a CDS encoding GNAT family N-acetyltransferase; the protein is MSIRILETKEIKIEDIIILYKANEWSSAEKPDLLYKGLLNSETLITAWDDTKLVGLGNAISDGYLTVYYPHLLILPEYQGKGIGKMICEKMQERYRDFHMQMLTADGKSIDFYKKNGFERAGKTEPMWIYQGDEH